Proteins from a single region of Kluyveromyces lactis strain NRRL Y-1140 chromosome C complete sequence:
- the CDC31 gene encoding centrin (similar to uniprot|P06704 Saccharomyces cerevisiae YOR257W CDC31 Component of the spindle pole body (SPB) half-bridge required for SPB duplication in mitosis and meiosis II homolog of mammalian centrin interacts with Kar1p), with the protein MNNRRPSGRVAKSVDKSTLQKELLEEQKQEIYEAFSLFDMNNDGYLDYHEFKVALRALGFELSKGDILELIDRYDADGRRLIQYEDFYLVVGEKILQRDPLDEIKRAFRLFDDDNTGKISLKNLKRVAHELGENLTDEELRAMIDEFDLDDDGEINEEEFIAICTDN; encoded by the coding sequence ATGAATAACAGAAGGCCCAGTGGACGAGTAGCGAAATCCGTGGATAAATCCACTTTACAAAAGGAATTATTAGaagaacagaaacaagaaatatACGAGGCGTTCTCACTCTTTGATATGAACAATGATGGATATCTCGACTATCATGAATTCAAAGTCGCTCTAAGGGCATTGGGTTTTGAACTCAGTAAAGGAGACATATTAGAACTTATCGATAGGTATGATGCAGACGGACGCCGGTTAATACAATACGAGGATTTTTACCTGGTAGTAGGAGAAAAAATATTGCAAAGAGACCCattggatgaaattaaacGTGCCTTCAGGCTATTCGACGATGATAACACGGGCAAGATctcattgaagaatttgaaacgTGTAGCTCACGAACTAGGTGAAAACCTTACAGACGAAGAACTACGTGCCATGATTGATGAGTTTGATCTTGACGATGACGGAGAGatcaatgaagaagagTTCATTGCTATATGCACTGACAATTAG
- the NIP100 gene encoding Nip100p (weakly similar to uniprot|P33420 Saccharomyces cerevisiae YPL174C NIP100 Large subunit of the dynactin complex which is involved in partitioning the mitotic spindle between mother and daughter cells putative ortholog of mammalian p150(glued)), producing MDLELGDRVVLRSLAGTVRFIGETQFAAGIWIGVELDEPLGKNDGSVKGVRYFELSEGRKGRMYGIFSRREGIYKNSAPNSQQFQDPDTTNSNSSDPERLKKIIGRLEVKLKSVNDKCISFEKELGLRSKELEKVQFLEEQLEKLTLGRDEAEQRNDSLIFELESLTIAHESALKELNDYKEEILIRRKADVDVNTDQIESVESDALIKQNRLLTVALQKLQSDLTEIQKQCNGLKNSNEELQTQAETYLRTISALESKLFETTKTLDELKQHFSANSNSNNIIESLTTENHQLSTELDCLKSELLKLKQTQLADEELEALYKEVESELNSQIAKLQETLSTDESIINALKENNKTLKNELQSLQNKSGQYSQEMSPEVEELQAELTSLQLRNNELQFQNEVSSAKLSHLKVDNKVELLSQIKIIYLRDQLLSQDAVSICTSQLILFIYYAMIKYDAGVTYLKEKINLDLLLESVKNSHPIKVQLSLLENADITLSDPRVLFTAIQMFLEASVERLLSDTEHLSKESDQQRIRSLYNTFHTINTFVTTKLEELYEFNGTLKSDVNLFSIYVHFATSVLSLQEKPNELSVCLEEIKQIPVDMLENKERNTSVEKNVIQSQAQVEVLQQTISEKDQIIQDLILKIEVLESKYARNKEMEGSLSSLKNELLEVKSRNSSLQDELVNMEAEYQQYRNNREQEIKNANNLFHTKALNNIQSLRENNDKLSLIAEISDLQRIILRKEQESRLKLSIPLFDTHRKQFSSRNMFNDFNNMANILSTCIELADPIISNEFTSIRKHRLAKLKETHELCVTYTYEMLKGEY from the coding sequence ATGGATCTGGAATTAGGAGATAGGGTAGTGCTACGCAGCCTGGCAGGAACTGTACGGTTTATAGGCGAGACGCAGTTTGCAGCGGGGATTTGGATCGGTGTTGAGTTAGATGAACCCTTAGGGAAGAACGATGGTAGCGTCAAGGGAGTCAGGTACTTTGAACTCAGTGAGGGTAGAAAAGGTCGGATGTATGGTATATTCAGTAGAAGAGAGGGTATCTATAAAAATTCTGCACCGAACTCGCAACAATTTCAGGATCCTGATACTACGAATTCTAACTCATCAGATCCCGAACGattgaaaaagatcatTGGAAGATTGGAAGTTAAACTCAAGTCAGTTAATGACAAATGTATTTCGTTTGAAAAGGAGCTGGGATTGAGATCAAAAGAGCTTGAAAAAGTGCAATTTCTCGAGGAACAATTGGAGAAATTAACTTTAGGACGAGATGAGGCAGAGCAACGCAATGATTCACTGATATTTGAATTAGAAAGCTTGACCATTGCTCATGAAAGTGCTTTGAAGGAGCTTAATGAttataaagaagaaattttaataagaagaaaagcaGACGTTGATGTCAACACTGATCAGATAGAATCAGTAGAATCAGATGCCCTTATCAAGCAAAACAGATTATTAACGGTTGCACTACAAAAGCTGCAATCAGACCTAACAGAAATACAGAAACAATGCAACGGTTTGAAAAATAGTAATGAAGAACTGCAAACCCAGGCAGAGACATATTTGCGAACAATATCAGCCTTAGAGAGTAAACTATttgaaacaacaaaaacattagatgaattgaaacagcaCTTCAGTGCGAATAGTAATTCTAATAACATCATTGAATCTCTTACTACAGAAAACCATCAATTAAGTACGGAGCTTGATTGTCTTAAGTCAGAGTTACTCAAGTTGAAACAAACTCAATTGgcagatgaagaactaGAAGCACTTTATAAAGAGGTCGAATCGGAGCTAAATTCTCAAATAGCGAAACTTCAGGAAACTCTCTCTACTGACGAGAGCATAATTAACGCattgaaggaaaacaaCAAAACCTTAAAGAATGAATTACAATCACTGCAAAATAAATCGGGGCAATATTCTCAAGAAATGTCAccagaagttgaagaattacaaGCAGAACTTACTTCGTTACAATTAAGGAATAATGAGCTTCAATTCCAGAACGAGGTATCTTCTGCAAAGCTTAGCCATCTGAAAGTGGATAACAAAGTGGAGCTACTTTCTCAAATTAAAATCATATACCTGAGAGACCAACTTCTTAGCCAAGACGCTGTGAGTATATGCACATCTCAACTAATTTTATTCATATATTATGCGATGATTAAATATGATGCTGGTGTGAcatatttgaaagaaaagatcaatttgGACTTATTATTGGAATCAGTAAAAAATAGTCATCCAATCAAGGTTCAATTATCTCTATTAGAAAATGCAGACATCACTTTATCGGATCCTAGGGTTCTATTTACGGCTATTCAAATGTTTCTTGAAGCGTCGGTGGAAAGACTTTTGTCCGATACTGAACACTTGTCAAAGGAATCTGATCAGCAGCGAATAAGAAGCCTGTATAACACTTTCCATACGATTAACACCTTCGTCACCACGAAATTGGAAGAGCTTTATGAATTTAATGGAACCTTAAAGTCTGATGTGAATTTATTCTCGATTTATGTTCACTTTGCAACGTCAGTCCTATCCCTACAGGAAAAACCAAATGAGTTGTCAGTGTGTTTAGAGGAAATTAAACAAATTCCTGTCGACATGTTGGAAAACAAGGAAAGAAACACTtcagttgaaaagaatgtgATACAATCCCAAGCTCAGGTTGAAGTTCTCCAACAGACGATATCtgaaaaagatcaaatcatcCAGGACTTAATCCTCAAAATTGAAGTTCTTGAGTCGAAATATGCCAGGAATAAGGAAATGGAAGGTTCCTTATCCAGCTTGAAAAATGAGCTATTAGAAGtgaaatcaagaaactCTAGCCTTCAGGATGAATTGGTGAACATGGAGGCGGAGTACCAGCAGTATCGCAACAAtagagaacaagaaataaagaacGCCAATAATTTATTTCATACAAAGGCATTAAACAATATCCAATCGCTTagagaaaacaatgataaaTTATCATTGATCGCTGAAATCTCAGATTTACAGAGGATTATTCttcgaaaagaacaagaatcTCGCCTCAAATTGTCCATACCATTGTTTGATACTCATCGAAAACAGTTTTCCAGTAGAAACATgttcaatgatttcaacaatatgGCAAATATCTTATCGACGTGCATTGAGTTAGCAGACCCTATCATCTCTAATGAGTTTACCTCCATTAGGAAGCACAGGCTCgcaaaattgaaagaaactcATGAATTATGTGTGACATATACATACGAAATGCTCAAAGGTGAGTATTAA
- the SPT14 gene encoding phosphatidylinositol N-acetylglucosaminyltransferase SPT14 (similar to uniprot|P32363 Saccharomyces cerevisiae YPL175W SPT14 UDP-GlcNAc-binding and catalytic subunit of the enzyme that mediates the first step in glycosylphosphatidylinositol (GPI) biosynthesis mutations cause defects in transcription and in biogenesis of cell wall proteins), whose product MAEQKYNIAMVCDFFYPQLGGVEFHIYHLSQKLIKMGHNVCVITHAYGDRTGIRYLSNGLKVYYVPYLVLYRQTTFPTVFGSFPIFRNILIREQIDVLHSHGSVSSFAHEGILHANTMGIQTVFTDHSLYGFDSLGSILVNKLLKFTLCNIDAVIAVSHTCKENIILRANLDPDNVSVIPNAVVSSSFKPRDSTIKKKSNRITVVVICRLYTNKGADLLTHLIPKVCTNNDNVDFIVAGDGPKFIAFQQMIENNRLQERVQLLGSVRHEHVRDVMCQGDIYLHASLTEAFGTVLVEAASCGLLIVTTSVGGIPEVLPEYMTVYAQETSVSSLIKAMNKAIHRIGHSKVNTTQFHETIAQMYDWMNVAERTVQVYDRISLDVRSLNKNWVVMLKKYYRQDGNWARLLYVLCAIVEYILLYILEILYPAGDIDRVVKWNSRICRDPHI is encoded by the coding sequence ATGGCTGAACAAAAATACAACATAGCTATGGTTTGCGATTTCTTCTACCCGCAGCTTGGGGGTGTTGAGTTCCATATATACCATTTATCTCAAAAGCTAATCAAAATGGGGCACAATGTTTGTGTTATAACTCATGCCTACGGAGATCGAACAGGAATACGATATCTATCAAACGGTTTGAAAGTTTACTATGTTCCATACTTGGTACTCTATAGACAGACCACTTTTCCAACAGTATTTGGAAGCTTTCCTATATTCagaaatattttgattaGAGAACAGATTGATGTATTACATTCGCATGGAAGTGTTTCCAGTTTTGCGCACGAAGGAATACTACACGCGAATACAATGGGGATACAGACTGTGTTTACAGACCATTCTTTATATGGATTTGATAGTCTCGGTTCAATTCTTGTCAATAAGCTACTAAAATTCACTTTATGCAACATCGATGCTGTCATTGCTGTCTCTCATACTTGTAAAGAGAATATAATACTCCGAGCAAATCTTGATCCAGATAATGTGTCAGTCATACCGAATGCGGTTGTTTCCAGCAGTTTCAAGCCTAGAGATTCaacaataaagaaaaaatctAACAGAATAACAGTAGTGGTGATTTGCAGGTTGTATACCAATAAGGGAGCTGACCTTTTGACACACTTAATTCCAAAGGTTTGTACGAATAACGATAACGTCGATTTCATTGTTGCTGGAGATGGGCCAAAGTTCATTGCATTCCAACAAATGATAGAAAATAATAGGCTTCAGGAACGCGTTCAACTTTTAGGATCTGTGCGACACGAACATGTTAGAGATGTCATGTGCCAAGGGGATATATACCTGCATGCAAGTTTAACTGAAGCATTTGGAACAGTTTTGGTTGAAGCTGCGTCGTGCGGGTTACTAATAGTAACAACATCTGTCGGTGGTATACCGGAGGTCCTTCCTGAATATATGACCGTATATGCCCAGGAAACCTCGGTATCTAGTTTGATAAAGGCGATGAACAAAGCGATACATCGCATAGGACATAGCAAAGTTAATACAACACAATTTCATGAAACTATCGCACAAATGTATGACTGGATGAATGTGGCTGAAAGAACCGTCCAGGTTTATGACAGGATATCTTTAGATGTACGCTCCTTAAACAAGAATTGGGTCGTTATGCTAAAAAAGTATTATAGACAAGATGGAAATTGGGCCAGATTATTGTATGTTCTTTGCGCTATAGTGGAATATATTTTACTCTATATTTTAGAAATTCTATATCCAGCAGGTGATATTGATAGGGTTGTTAAATGGAATTCCCGCATTTGTAGAGACCCTCATATATAA
- a CDS encoding uncharacterized protein (similar to uniprot|Q08693 Saccharomyces cerevisiae YOR256C Protein required for cell viability) has protein sequence MPRAQGRYQGVSQDEDVSLPDVSSENVVDLDESLLPPNPPEYDIESRPDILPMELDIEQEDTISSVGRFQRLKTRIEDNLIFPMKNNVVDPLVQVYQMASAKVDLYLSKLGNPLILRRFVYILFMSVIVYTVVMSGLMPNSKSTATIGMFSDKNQLIYYARRSIDYAKLEEDMEYLSSMPHLAGTKGDYAITNYIRESFKNNGLKLMKEVPFQGYMNFPNEVEFSVTTSDNKVHEFALSKENFNPLSSNGNIQNADIIYANYGTVADIQSLKENGLLSDNTVLVMKYGNLPSEQILVAEKHGIKGIIFISKPFGNDGDVIQKLSVAIPQYGTGDALSPGWSTLSPKKIGLEKSQLVPHIPTIPISYNQGLKLKSILNDGSPSIKFEDSWFSGRKDDVKCNLRLANAEKTLQPSWNVLGKIEGKEQKDKAIIIAASHDSTCKGTLYPNFGTSSLMALLQLFQQTKYKYDWRPLRNIYFISYDGAQYNHVGATELMETEMNQLKSEVYAFIDISQLSVDPKARRALDVQATPLLQSLFKNTKQFDVTVRNIAQYGDWTAYLANGIPTAVLSSPFVLNQTPPISTCSDDFQHWSEEIKGTEGAWEQVADTLIYTYEMLLRLIDEPLLPFNVRDYVSNLDILFQDLQKQGGNNFDYASIQQGLKAWKKISDEWNAWVHTWNNIVMMEDEGVEPSLVSVHRWTWNKKIMNIMKRQSLSSGIPDREFYKNVLFGPTLWTQTNGYDSWSFPGVRDALTSGNLKEAQKQINIAGNLLISSAQSFIDETANSF, from the coding sequence ATGCCTCGTGCACAAGGGCGGTACCAAGGCGTCAGTCAAGATGAGGATGTCAGTCTTCCAGATGTGTCTTCGGAAAATGTCGTTGACCTGGATGAATCTTTACTACCGCCAAATCCTCCTGAATACGACATCGAATCGCGTCCTGATATACTTCCAATGGAACTTGATATAGAACAGGAAGATACTATTAGTTCAGTGGGTCGTTTTCAAAGGTTAAAGACCAGAATTGAGGataatttgatatttccaATGAAGAACAATGTTGTCGATCCTCTCGTACAGGTATATCAAATGGCTTCTGCGAAGGTTGATCTATATTTGAGCAAACTGGGAAATCCTTTAATCCTCCGCAGATTTGTGTATATACTTTTCATGTCAGTGATTGTGTACACCGTGGTTATGAGCGGATTGATGCCCAATAGCAAGAGCACCGCCACTATCGGAATGTTCTCGGATAAAAACCAATTAATCTATTACGCGAGACGTTCCATCGACTATGCGAAGTTAGAGGAAGATATGGAATACTTAAGCAGCATGCCTCATTTAGCTGGTACTAAAGGTGATTATGCTATTACGAACTATATCAGAGAATCGTTCAAAAATAATGGATTAAAATTAATGAAGGAGGTTCCGTTCCAAGGATATATGAATTTCCCAAACGAGGTTGAGTTTAGCGTTACTACTTCGGACAATAAAGTGCATGAATTTGCTTTatcaaaggaaaatttTAACCCATTAAGCAGTAACGGGAACATTCAGAATGCCGATATAATATATGCAAATTATGGGACTGTCGCTGATATCcaatcattgaaagaaaacgGGTTACTTTCCGACAATACTGTTCTCGTTATGAAATATGGAAACTTACCTAGTGAGCAGATACTTGTCGCTGAAAAACATGGTATCAAAGGTATTATTTTTATATCAAAGCCCTTTGGAAATGATGGTGATGTCATACAGAAACTCTCAGTAGCGATTCCTCAGTACGGTACTGGTGATGCTTTGTCTCCTGGTTGGAGCACTCTTTCGCCAAAGAAAATCGGATTGGAAAAGTCACAGTTAGTACCGCACATCCCAACCATACCTATCTCGTATAACCAGGGTCTGAAACTTAAATCAATTCTAAATGATGGTTCTCCCAGTATCAAATTCGAGGACTCCTGGTTTAGTGGCAGAAAAGATGATGTCAAATGCAACCTAAGGCTAGCCAACGCTGAAAAGACACTACAACCTAGCTGGAACGTGTTGGGTAAAATAGAGGgtaaagaacaaaaggATAAGGCCATCATAATCGCTGCTAGTCATGATTCAACTTGCAAGGGAACCCTTTATCCAAATTTCGGTACGTCTTCTTTGATGGCTCTATTACAGTTATTCCAACAAACCAAATATAAGTACGATTGGAGGCCACTAAGAAATATCTACTTCATTTCATATGATGGCGCGCAATATAATCACGTAGGTGCCACCGAATTGATGGAAACCGAAATGAATCAATTAAAAAGTGAAGTTTATGCatttattgatatttctcaaTTAAGTGTCGATCCGAAAGCCCGTCGTGCGCTTGATGTCCAGGCAACACCACTATTACAGAgtcttttcaagaatacTAAACAGTTTGATGTAACCGTTAGAAACATTGCACAATACGGTGATTGGACTGCATACTTGGCGAACGGCATCCCCACTGCTGTGTTAAGCTCCCCATTTGTCTTAAACCAAACTCCTCCAATTTCAACTTGTTCTGATGATTTTCAACATTGgtctgaagaaattaagGGAACTGAAGGTGCATGGGAACAAGTCGCAGATACCCTCATTTACACCTATGAAATGTTGTTAAGACTTATCGACGAACCTTTACTACCCTTTAATGTCCGTGATTACGTTTCAAATCTAGATATTTTATTCCAGGATTTACAGAAACAAGGTGGCAATAACTTTGACTACGCTTCCATTCAGCAAGGTTTGAAAGCATGGAAAAAAATCAGTGACGAATGGAACGCATGGGTACACACGTGGAATAATATCGTCATGATGGAAGACGAAGGCGTGGAACCGTCGTTAGTTTCGGTTCACAGATGGACTTggaataaaaaaataatgaataTTATGAAGAGACAATCTCTTTCAAGTGGTATTCCCGATAGAGAATTCTACAAGAATGTTCTCTTTGGACCAACGCTCTGGACCCAAACTAATGGCTATGATTCATGGTCATTCCCTGGTGTGAGAGATGCATTGACTTCGGGGAATTTAAAAGAAGCTCAAAAACAAATCAACATTGCAGGAAATCTGCTAATATCTTCAGCTCAGTCATTTATTGACGAAACGGCTAATTCATTTTAA
- the DAP1 gene encoding Dap1p (highly similar to uniprot|Q12091 Saccharomyces cerevisiae YPL170W DAP1 Heme-binding protein involved in regulation of cytochrome P450 protein Erg11p damage response protein related to mammalian membrane progesterone receptors mutations lead to defects in telomeres mitochondria and sterol synthesis) yields MSFIKNFLTGAVKTTADPTGLTQSGSGNEGASSKSNDPIVEGKFYPRTLSKFNGHDDEKIFIAVLGKVYDCSQGRQFYGPSGPYSNFAGHDASRGLATNSFDLDTVRHWDQPIDTLQDLNEQERGALEGWAAHFQKKYPCIGSLEAEPGVNN; encoded by the coding sequence ATGTCTTTTATTAAGAACTTTTTGACAGGTGCTGTGAAGACCACAGCTGACCCAACGGGTTTAACGCAAAGTGGTAGCGGCAACGAAGGTGCTAGCTCTAAGTCAAATGACCCAATTGTGGAAGGAAAGTTTTATCCCAGAACGCTATCCAAATTCAATGGACatgacgatgaaaagatctttATCGCAGTTTTGGGGAAAGTGTACGACTGCAGCCAAGGAAGACAATTTTACGGGCCTAGCGGACCATACTCTAATTTTGCTGGACATGATGCATCCAGAGGACTTGCTACAAACTCATTTGATTTGGATACAGTAAGACACTGGGACCAACCTATAGATACTCTCCAGGACTTAAACGAGCAAGAGCGGGGAGCTCTAGAAGGATGGGCTGCgcatttccaaaagaagTACCCATGCATAGGAAGTTTGGAAGCTGAACCCGGTGTAAACAATTAG
- the OSW1 gene encoding Osw1p (weakly similar to uniprot|Q08692 Saccharomyces cerevisiae YOR255W OSW1 Protein of unknown function required for the construction of the outer spore wall layers): protein MRSIPEPRQSKYNRFRRLFNKVHNCVTLKRLKRRWNLHKLKKSSRNTNQRSAIPIDRIANLPTGMSHKSSNMKPLLLVSFNKGQENSPKVRILETNGHLRSWISGRKFSMKRIVNNASVERDPYQNSRHTVRQEVAKHADLKVNYSEQGIVKTVDIPCCYTEDPKLINIGQEHTFRIRDYPSLNPSQRTTRNGFRSRNQPEPVSRFFFEEVAETMS, encoded by the coding sequence ATGAGATCGATACCAGAACCTCGCCAATCAAAATATAATCGATTTAGAAGGTTATTTAATAAGGTGCATAATTGTGTcactttgaaaagattgaaaaggCGATGGAACCTACacaagttgaagaagagctCAAGGAATACAAATCAGAGATCTGCAATCCCAATAGACCGTATTGCTAATCTTCCTACTGGTATGTCGCATAAATCGAGTAACATGAAACCATTGCTTCTAGTATCGTTTAATAAAGGTCAGGAGAATTCGCCAAAGGTGAGAATTCTAGAAACCAATGGACATTTGAGATCTTGGATCAGCGGTAGAAAATTCTCAATGAAACGAATAGTGAATAACGCATCTGTAGAGAGAGATCCTTATCAAAATTCGAGGCACACAGTTAGGCAAGAAGTAGCAAAACACGCAGATTTAAAGGTCAATTATTCTGAACAAGGAATCGTGAAAACTGTCGACATACCGTGCTGTTACACAGAAGATCCGAAGTTGATTAATATAGGACAAGAGCACACTTTTAGAATACGTGACTATCCTTCTTTGAATCCTAGTCAGCGAACGACGAGAAATGGTTTCAGGAGTAGAAATCAGCCTGAACCTGTTTCGcgcttcttctttgaggAAGTTGCAGAGACCATGTCCTAA
- the MEX67 gene encoding Mex67p (similar to uniprot|Q99257 Saccharomyces cerevisiae YPL169C MEX67 Poly(A)RNA binding protein involved in nuclear mRNA export component of the nuclear pore ortholog of human TAP), with translation MQVSGFGNVNQIGALAQQNQLDNLVSVSIRGWTNATQQDLLNFISRKTRISVRNSVVQGDTIVGYVTPQEADQLVKFSGYRFAGNSLKIHKAAGGNTNPNTNDTITVLRNVLLRRYNVQTRMLDLGNLFNDPELVQRGMAPKNVNTQSKMFPAMMKVASKEPSMVVESINLSDNNLRDVNGVTTLAQTFPHLKNLCIANNSISRFHSLEVWKNKFKELRELLMMNNPITSDRLYRTEMLRIFPKLVILDNVVVRDEQKLLSIYSLPVQQTQFFFEDNGLASSSTDFITNFLNLWDSNRMQLMGLYTPQSQFSLSVDSSVPAATVPNAQTTPTFGHYLPFSRNISKISSDKTIQERLRIGPEAIYEVFGSLPMTKHFLQEQPDAYSVQAWTFPQVQGFVITLHGHFDETAKPEIDKSKTSQGSSASRGRRYNHGFTSTPNIKLSQKSFDRTMVLVPSPNGSVIIASDSLTIRPFCDSAWSKPPSPPHLQAQSVQHQPQMNVPLSQTPPNTSSIPGQIPGVLGSTPLQFSPEVQAKLSPVQLELLQKLHLETKLNAEYTYMLAEQSLWNYDNAIQGFRNSANNLPREAFI, from the coding sequence ATGCAAGTTAGTGGTTTTGGTAACGTGAATCAGATTGGTGCTTTGGCACAGCAAAACCAATTGGATAACTTAGTCAGCGTTAGCATTCGTGGATGGACTAACGCTACTCAACAGgatttgttgaatttcatTTCGAGAAAGACCAGGATCTCAGTGAGAAACTCTGTGGTTCAAGGGGACACTATAGTTGGTTATGTGACACCGCAGGAGGCAGATCAATTGGTGAAATTTAGTGGGTACCGGTTTGCAGGcaattcattgaagattCACAAGGCAGCCGGTGGGAACACAAACCCTAATACGAATGATACGATAACCGTTCTTCGTAATGTGCTTTTGAGAAGATATAATGTGCAAACGAGGATGTTGGATCTTGGtaatttgttcaatgatCCGGAGTTGGTGCAACGCGGTATGGCTCCGAAAAATGTTAATACGCAGTCCAAGATGTTCCCGGCTATGATGAAAGTGGCTTCAAAGGAGCCTAGCATGGTTGTTGAATCGATCAACCTATCTGATAATAATTTGAGAGACGTCAATGGTGTTACCACGTTGGCACAGACTTTCCCTCATTTGAAAAACCTATGCATCGCCAATAATAGTATTAGTCGATTCCATTCTCTTGAAGTTTGGaagaataaattcaaagagttgaGGGAGcttctgatgatgaataaTCCAATTACATCGGATCGTTTATATCGTACAGAAATGTTAAGGATATTCCCCAAATTGGTGATTCTAGATAACGTTGTCGTTCGTGACGAGCAGAAACTACTGTCTATCTATAGCTTACCGGTACAACAAACCCAGTTCTTTTTCGAAGATAATGGATTGGCATCATCGTCAACAGATTTTATTACCAACTTCTTGAACTTGTGGGATTCGAATAGAATGCAATTGATGGGTTTGTACACTCCACAGTCTCAATTTTCCTTAAGTGTTGATTCTTCCGTTCCAGCTGCTACTGTACCTAATGCTCAAACGACTCCTACATTCGGTCATTACttaccattttcaagaaacattTCCAAGATATCTAGCGACAAGACCATCCAAGAACGGTTACGTATAGGGCCCGAAGCAATTTATGAAGTGTTCGGATCTCTCCCTATGACAAAACATTTTTTGCAAGAACAACCTGATGCTTACTCTGTGCAAGCCTGGACCTTCCCACAAGTTCAAGGGTTTGTTATCACTCTTCATGGCCATTTCGATGAAACTGCCAAACCTGAAATTGACAAGAGCAAAACATCACAAGGATCATCTGCCTCTAGAGGAAGGAGATACAACCATGGATTTACGTCTACGCCGAACATCAAACTTTCACAGAAATCCTTCGATAGAACAATGGTCTTAGTTCCAAGTCCAAATGGTAGTGTCATCATTGCATCTGATTCGTTGACGATAAGGCCATTCTGTGATAGCGCTTGGTCTAAACCACCTTCTCCACCACATCTCCAAGCTCAATCTGTGCAACATCAGCCACAAATGAACGTGCCCCTCTCACAAACTCCGCCAAATACATCATCCATTCCTGGCCAAATCCCGGGAGTTCTTGGATCGACACCTTTGCAATTCTCACCGGAAGTGCAAGCAAAATTGTCACCTGTACAATTAGAACTACTTCAGAAGTTACACCTTGAAACAAAGCTTAACGCTGAGTACACTTATATGCTTGCCGAGCAAAGTCTTTGGAACTATGATAATGCTATCCAAGGATTTAGAAACAGTGCAAACAATCTACCCAGAGAGGCATTCATCTAA